Proteins co-encoded in one Schaalia radingae genomic window:
- a CDS encoding carbohydrate ABC transporter permease, producing MSENKNSLKTPKFILFLLVLVCLVQLVPFYLGVVASFKGSRDQSSAWAIPFGESTFENFVIAWERGHVGQAILNTAIVTILATAIVVVVGALASYPLARRRTKWNQTILMLTLTVMMIPPLSILVPLIRLLKSFGMMNTYMGLVLPLAAFALPQAIFLYTQSLRGITGSLEEAAKIDGAGTLRTFFSIVLPLLKPVTITVVILTGTNVWNEFALSSYIMTTNEMRTLAPTIASFFGAAGSNVNAAIAGSFLGVIPVLVAYLFLQKYFMKGMLAGAVK from the coding sequence ATGAGTGAAAATAAGAATTCTTTGAAAACTCCTAAGTTCATACTTTTCCTCCTGGTACTGGTCTGCCTTGTGCAGTTAGTACCTTTCTACCTAGGCGTGGTTGCATCCTTTAAAGGTTCGCGAGATCAAAGCTCGGCGTGGGCGATCCCCTTTGGAGAATCCACGTTTGAGAACTTTGTCATCGCATGGGAACGCGGACACGTAGGCCAAGCCATTTTAAACACGGCTATTGTTACCATCCTGGCCACAGCCATCGTGGTAGTTGTTGGCGCACTAGCCTCCTACCCACTTGCGCGACGCCGGACAAAGTGGAATCAAACGATCCTCATGCTGACGCTTACCGTCATGATGATTCCCCCACTGTCCATCCTTGTTCCCTTGATCCGTCTGCTAAAGAGCTTCGGCATGATGAACACCTACATGGGCCTAGTTTTGCCACTGGCAGCTTTCGCTCTTCCCCAGGCGATCTTCCTGTACACGCAGTCTTTGCGCGGTATCACCGGAAGTTTGGAGGAAGCCGCGAAGATCGATGGAGCGGGAACGCTACGAACCTTCTTTTCTATCGTTTTGCCGCTACTAAAGCCCGTGACAATCACGGTGGTTATCCTTACCGGCACTAACGTTTGGAACGAATTCGCGCTGAGTAGCTACATCATGACTACAAATGAAATGCGTACGCTGGCTCCCACTATCGCGTCCTTCTTCGGCGCGGCCGGATCCAACGTGAACGCAGCAATCGCCGGATCATTCCTGGGTGTAATCCCCGTGCTAGTTGCATACCTGTTCTTGCAAAAGTACTTCATGAAGGGCATGCTCGCGGGCGCGGTGAAGTAA
- a CDS encoding LacI family DNA-binding transcriptional regulator encodes MAARAGVSSAVVSYVVNNGPRPVAESTRLRVLEAIQELGYHPSGTARALRLGARQTCGVVIPNVKHLFNSAVVHRLDRELSRHNLSMLLSNTHNDPETEKTVISEMLSWGVDGLIVMVSALDDEDWRHQKLPVPAILLDRQIGLEHFTTLGPDFAEGGRIATQHLIDHGHERILAVLGGLFPGDNTRLAGYHRALSDAGLQPLTPIMTSWSLEGGYEAGKRFLQLDSRPSAVFCFSDALAIGFQKAVTEAGVRIPEDVAIVGFDGTDTVKYVQPRITTVRQPINEMLTTAVETLVKEPYEPLPKHMIFPVLLVPGESCGCPRIEGID; translated from the coding sequence GTGGCCGCTCGAGCTGGCGTCAGCTCCGCCGTTGTCAGCTACGTTGTAAACAACGGCCCCAGGCCCGTAGCTGAGAGCACCCGCCTTAGAGTTCTTGAAGCTATCCAAGAGCTTGGCTACCACCCCAGTGGCACGGCAAGAGCACTGCGGCTAGGAGCTAGGCAGACGTGCGGCGTGGTTATACCCAACGTGAAGCACCTGTTTAACTCCGCCGTAGTGCACAGACTGGACCGAGAACTGTCGCGCCACAACCTCTCCATGTTGCTTTCCAACACTCATAACGATCCAGAAACTGAAAAAACCGTTATCAGCGAAATGCTCTCATGGGGAGTGGACGGCCTCATAGTTATGGTCTCAGCACTCGACGACGAAGATTGGCGCCACCAAAAACTTCCCGTTCCAGCCATTCTTTTGGACCGCCAGATTGGCTTGGAACACTTCACCACACTTGGCCCCGATTTTGCCGAGGGAGGCAGAATCGCTACCCAGCATCTGATCGACCATGGGCACGAACGAATCCTCGCAGTATTAGGCGGTTTATTCCCTGGCGATAACACTAGGTTGGCTGGTTATCATCGGGCACTATCCGATGCGGGCTTGCAACCCCTCACCCCCATCATGACTTCGTGGTCACTAGAGGGCGGGTACGAAGCCGGAAAGCGGTTCCTACAACTAGACTCGCGCCCATCCGCCGTGTTCTGTTTTTCTGACGCACTAGCTATCGGCTTCCAAAAAGCCGTAACAGAAGCTGGAGTTCGCATCCCCGAAGACGTTGCCATCGTGGGATTCGATGGCACGGACACCGTTAAGTATGTTCAACCTCGAATCACCACTGTAAGACAGCCTATTAACGAAATGCTTACCACCGCAGTCGAGACCCTCGTTAAAGAGCCGTACGAGCCTTTACCAAAACACATGATCTTCCCTGTGTTACTGGTACCAGGAGAATCTTGCGGCTGCCCAAGAATAGAAGGAATAGACTAA
- a CDS encoding NAD(P)/FAD-dependent oxidoreductase produces MSKQMLTPTVAIIGGGPAGLSAAKRLAPVLDGEVLVIEREQNTGGIPRHADHLGYGIRDRKRFMSGPAYAKVLTEDALRAGAKLMTQAMATGWSDDRTLQVTTPAGRYDVRPDVFVFATGARERPRPARIIPGDRPAGIYTTGQLQNLVHLYHQKVGRRAVVIGAELVSWSAVMTLKQAGCDTTALVTEYPKGESYSAFRLGGRALFQAKVITNSKVVRINGKRRVQSVEIEQKDGQRRILECDTVVFTGDWIPDNELLVKRGVDIDANHLGPKTDQTMQTSVPGIFSVGNVNHPVETADVVALEGEYVADQVLAYLSGQQKAEHPIAIKPVGSIRWISPGTYVPGGPNVARNRLIAWVDVFDATPAVSVRQRGVEVARKRVPWPAAPGRVFRIPADVLDTVDPLGGDIEIALA; encoded by the coding sequence ATGAGTAAACAGATGCTAACCCCTACGGTTGCAATTATTGGAGGCGGACCAGCTGGATTAAGCGCAGCTAAACGACTCGCTCCCGTGCTCGATGGCGAGGTTTTGGTTATTGAACGGGAACAGAATACAGGCGGAATTCCGCGCCATGCCGACCATCTCGGTTATGGCATTCGAGACAGAAAACGTTTCATGTCTGGGCCCGCCTACGCAAAGGTTCTGACCGAAGATGCCCTGCGTGCAGGCGCGAAACTTATGACTCAAGCAATGGCAACCGGCTGGAGTGACGATAGAACACTTCAGGTAACAACCCCTGCCGGCCGTTATGATGTACGTCCAGATGTATTCGTTTTCGCTACTGGTGCGAGGGAGAGGCCTCGTCCCGCTCGAATTATTCCAGGTGATAGGCCTGCTGGAATATACACCACGGGCCAGTTGCAAAACCTTGTGCATCTGTACCACCAAAAGGTTGGTAGACGAGCTGTGGTGATCGGTGCAGAATTAGTTAGCTGGTCCGCGGTTATGACCCTAAAGCAAGCCGGTTGTGACACGACTGCACTCGTCACTGAGTACCCTAAAGGGGAGTCTTACTCGGCGTTCCGCTTGGGCGGGCGAGCCCTGTTCCAAGCAAAGGTAATTACTAACTCGAAGGTAGTTCGAATTAACGGAAAGAGGCGAGTACAGAGCGTCGAAATTGAGCAAAAAGATGGCCAACGCCGCATATTGGAGTGCGATACGGTTGTGTTCACCGGTGATTGGATTCCAGACAATGAATTGTTGGTAAAGCGAGGGGTAGATATTGATGCTAATCATCTTGGCCCCAAGACTGATCAGACCATGCAAACATCTGTCCCCGGTATTTTTTCAGTTGGTAACGTGAACCACCCTGTCGAAACTGCAGATGTAGTCGCTCTTGAGGGTGAATATGTAGCTGATCAAGTACTGGCCTATCTGTCCGGGCAACAGAAAGCTGAACATCCGATAGCAATTAAACCCGTTGGATCTATCAGGTGGATATCCCCGGGAACTTACGTGCCCGGAGGGCCCAATGTCGCTCGTAATCGTCTTATCGCGTGGGTTGATGTGTTTGACGCCACGCCCGCGGTATCAGTGAGACAAAGAGGCGTGGAAGTGGCACGTAAACGTGTGCCGTGGCCAGCAGCGCCAGGCAGAGTCTTCCGTATTCCAGCTGATGTGCTTGATACGGTAGATCCGCTCGGAGGAGATATAGAGATCGCTCTAGCGTAA
- a CDS encoding carbohydrate ABC transporter permease: MSDTKTAVRRFFKGSSVNLMYVPALTIFAIFLVWPVIQGAYLSTTSWDGYSPTLSSAGWSNYTRLVSDPNFFVAVRNTFIYGVGSTILQQIIGLFLAVLLERSGKISNSVRAIIYLPVLISPVVMGTFYYLVFRFRQGALNGILEAFGGQPVAYLANSNFAIAVIVFINSFQFVGVSMIIYLSGLQSIPTEVHEAAQLDGVNGWQQFKDITWPMLHPAFAASVVINLIGGLKLYDIIKVLTDGGPGFDTNSVSTLIGRTYFGSQAAGYAAAQGVVLFFIIVLFTVITNRWLDRRATRVGL; the protein is encoded by the coding sequence ATGAGTGATACAAAAACAGCGGTGCGCAGATTCTTCAAAGGTTCTTCTGTGAACTTAATGTATGTTCCCGCTTTAACAATCTTCGCTATCTTCCTCGTATGGCCCGTAATCCAAGGCGCATACCTATCCACCACCAGTTGGGATGGATACTCTCCAACTCTTTCCAGCGCAGGATGGTCTAACTACACGAGGCTTGTAAGCGACCCCAACTTTTTTGTAGCGGTGCGCAACACCTTCATTTACGGAGTTGGAAGCACGATACTACAGCAGATAATTGGCCTCTTTCTAGCAGTGCTGCTAGAGCGTTCCGGCAAGATTTCCAACAGTGTGCGAGCCATTATCTACCTGCCGGTCCTCATCTCACCGGTCGTTATGGGCACCTTCTACTACCTCGTATTCCGGTTCCGCCAGGGCGCGTTGAACGGGATCTTGGAAGCGTTTGGTGGTCAGCCCGTCGCATACCTTGCAAACTCCAACTTTGCTATCGCCGTAATCGTATTCATCAACTCGTTCCAGTTCGTTGGCGTATCGATGATCATCTACCTGTCCGGACTGCAGTCGATTCCAACAGAAGTTCACGAAGCCGCCCAACTTGACGGTGTTAACGGCTGGCAACAGTTCAAAGACATCACCTGGCCAATGCTCCACCCGGCATTCGCTGCTTCCGTGGTCATTAACCTAATCGGAGGACTCAAGCTCTACGACATCATCAAGGTTCTAACCGATGGCGGTCCAGGCTTTGACACCAACTCGGTTTCAACGCTTATTGGACGCACCTACTTTGGCAGTCAGGCCGCCGGCTACGCAGCCGCGCAAGGCGTGGTGCTGTTCTTCATAATCGTTCTATTCACGGTTATTACAAACCGCTGGCTTGATAGGCGCGCTACGAGAGTGGGGCTGTGA
- a CDS encoding sugar O-acetyltransferase, translating into MAAYFSEEEVRRRIEERELYCDAYEGLEGLKDERDRAKRLVARFNQTTVDDEALRKQLIAELFGESASNALLEPPISVAYGHRTTFSGNAYANTGLTLVDDYEINIGKNVMFGPNVTLTSTNHPIHPKLREDGTQFSAPINIEDDVWIGAHAVVLPGITIGKGSIVGAGAVVTKNVPPMCVVAGVPARFIRRITDEDLEWEYREPGTLEYEM; encoded by the coding sequence ATGGCCGCTTATTTTTCAGAAGAAGAAGTTCGCAGGCGCATTGAAGAGCGCGAACTGTACTGCGATGCCTACGAGGGCTTGGAAGGACTCAAGGATGAGCGGGACCGGGCTAAACGACTGGTTGCGCGTTTCAATCAAACAACCGTAGACGACGAGGCCCTACGTAAGCAACTCATTGCAGAACTGTTTGGCGAAAGCGCTTCAAATGCTCTCCTCGAGCCGCCTATTTCTGTTGCTTACGGGCACCGCACAACTTTTTCTGGCAACGCTTATGCCAATACGGGTTTGACGCTTGTAGACGACTATGAGATCAACATTGGCAAGAACGTTATGTTTGGTCCCAACGTGACTCTAACGTCCACTAACCACCCGATTCACCCTAAGCTGCGTGAGGATGGCACGCAGTTTTCTGCTCCCATCAACATTGAGGATGACGTGTGGATTGGCGCGCACGCTGTTGTGCTTCCCGGAATCACCATTGGCAAGGGCTCTATTGTGGGCGCCGGAGCCGTGGTGACCAAGAATGTGCCGCCCATGTGCGTTGTGGCCGGAGTGCCCGCCAGATTCATCAGGCGAATCACCGATGAAGACCTGGAGTGGGAGTACAGGGAGCCGGGAACCTTGGAATACGAAATGTAG
- a CDS encoding NAD(P)/FAD-dependent oxidoreductase yields MSNDYDIAVIGAGVVGSAIARAFAGTKYSVALVDSREDVVEGTSKANTALLHTGYDASPGTLEAQLVARGYHLTREYCAEAGVGVDTTGAILVAWDDEQAESLPSLKEKAEKNGYTETYIISPEEVYEQIPDLGPGATGGLVVPGESVIDAWSVPIGYATDAVCRGAKLLLNHKVLSIDVGSEYTKLETTQGPLRARWVVNAAGLGSDGVDAMFGYDRLKVHPRRGELLVFDKLSRPLTDKIILAAPSKAGKGVLISPTAFGNLMLGPTSEDMTDKTDTSTTEEGFEFLYEKGSRIMPKLLKEEVTAAYAGLRAANNQKDYLIEVDDSKRYIIAAAIRSTGLTSALAVAEYVFSLMEKSGLDLTMREDLPPTYKMPPLAESLTRPFEDDEKIACDSQYGEVVCFCERVTRGELRDAFQSPIPPTTLFGLRRRTRAMNGRCQGFFCGAKVQAIFDELAGGNNE; encoded by the coding sequence ATGTCGAATGATTACGATATCGCTGTTATCGGCGCTGGAGTTGTTGGGTCAGCAATTGCGCGAGCATTTGCAGGAACCAAGTACTCCGTTGCGCTGGTTGACAGCCGAGAAGATGTAGTTGAAGGGACGTCCAAAGCAAACACTGCATTGTTGCATACGGGCTATGATGCTTCTCCAGGCACGCTTGAAGCGCAGCTTGTAGCGCGGGGCTATCACCTAACTAGAGAGTACTGTGCGGAAGCTGGCGTCGGAGTCGATACTACTGGCGCAATCCTCGTTGCTTGGGATGATGAACAAGCGGAGTCGCTACCTTCATTGAAAGAGAAGGCTGAGAAGAATGGGTACACGGAAACGTACATTATCTCACCGGAAGAAGTATACGAACAAATACCGGATTTGGGCCCAGGAGCAACTGGTGGGTTGGTAGTTCCGGGAGAGTCTGTGATAGACGCTTGGTCGGTTCCTATCGGATACGCAACGGATGCGGTTTGTCGAGGGGCCAAGCTACTTCTGAATCACAAGGTTCTTTCCATTGATGTTGGTTCTGAATATACGAAGCTAGAAACCACACAAGGCCCTCTGCGAGCCCGCTGGGTTGTCAATGCGGCGGGATTAGGATCCGATGGTGTCGACGCCATGTTCGGCTACGATCGTCTAAAGGTTCATCCGAGGCGCGGAGAGCTACTTGTATTTGACAAGCTGTCACGCCCTCTTACAGACAAGATCATTCTCGCAGCACCTTCGAAAGCTGGTAAGGGGGTGTTGATCAGTCCGACAGCGTTTGGAAACCTCATGCTCGGACCTACTTCGGAAGACATGACAGATAAGACCGACACCTCGACCACGGAAGAAGGCTTTGAATTCCTTTATGAAAAGGGATCGCGCATAATGCCCAAGCTTTTGAAAGAGGAGGTTACGGCGGCATACGCGGGATTAAGAGCTGCGAATAACCAGAAAGACTACCTTATTGAAGTCGACGATTCTAAGCGTTACATAATTGCTGCTGCCATCAGATCAACTGGTCTTACATCCGCTCTCGCAGTTGCTGAGTATGTATTCTCGCTTATGGAAAAGTCAGGCTTGGACCTGACGATGCGCGAGGACTTGCCGCCCACTTACAAGATGCCTCCACTAGCTGAAAGTCTCACTCGACCATTTGAAGATGACGAAAAAATTGCATGCGATAGCCAATACGGCGAAGTGGTGTGCTTCTGCGAAAGGGTGACTCGGGGTGAGCTCCGGGATGCGTTCCAGTCTCCAATTCCTCCAACCACATTGTTCGGATTGAGACGCCGCACACGAGCGATGAATGGTCGTTGTCAAGGATTCTTCTGTGGCGCAAAAGTGCAAGCAATTTTTGATGAACTTGCCGGAGGTAACAATGAGTAA
- a CDS encoding ethanolamine utilization protein EutH — translation MGLNQIIVIIMAFALIVAALDRAIGSKFELGDQLEEGLNTFGPLALSMVGMISLAPVLAKVLNPVIVPIYKFFGADPSMFAGTLLANDMGGFHLAVQMAQSDDAAMLAGAILASMLGCTVVFTIPVGLGIVEEEDRPYFANGVLVGVVTIPLGVLAGGLVAGYGVIMILKNLIPIIIAAALITFGLWKAPEAMTRGFLGFGKALVFIISIALGIVAFEFLTGWKIMPAGWELVPIEEGLTIVAQICVFLMGAFPLMYVITKVARKPLAAFGRVMGMNEVASGGIVMSLANAIPTFGLMSKMDKRGIFINTAWAVSAMALLGDHLGFTAGVAPEMIVPMIVGKLVAAISATALAYVIARKRYPAFDPNLQAVVRETPETSSPVDLKRTGGETNVE, via the coding sequence ATGGGATTGAATCAAATTATTGTCATAATAATGGCGTTTGCCCTGATAGTTGCGGCGCTAGACAGAGCTATTGGAAGCAAGTTTGAGCTTGGTGATCAGCTCGAAGAGGGGCTTAATACGTTTGGTCCGTTAGCGCTGTCAATGGTTGGAATGATTTCCCTGGCACCCGTTTTAGCTAAAGTTCTGAATCCGGTTATTGTTCCTATTTACAAGTTTTTCGGCGCCGATCCATCAATGTTTGCTGGTACCTTGCTCGCAAACGATATGGGTGGATTCCACCTCGCAGTTCAGATGGCGCAATCAGATGATGCTGCCATGCTGGCTGGGGCGATTCTTGCCTCGATGTTGGGTTGTACTGTGGTCTTTACGATTCCAGTGGGGCTAGGAATCGTGGAAGAGGAGGATCGTCCATATTTCGCCAACGGTGTCCTGGTCGGCGTTGTTACTATTCCACTTGGCGTGCTAGCAGGTGGCTTAGTCGCCGGTTATGGCGTGATAATGATTCTGAAGAATCTCATTCCGATTATCATCGCCGCAGCGCTTATTACATTTGGACTTTGGAAAGCTCCCGAAGCAATGACTCGAGGATTCTTGGGATTCGGCAAAGCACTCGTCTTTATCATCTCGATTGCGCTGGGCATTGTAGCGTTCGAATTTTTGACCGGTTGGAAAATAATGCCCGCGGGTTGGGAGCTAGTGCCCATCGAGGAGGGGCTAACTATCGTAGCACAGATTTGCGTATTCTTGATGGGAGCTTTCCCTCTCATGTATGTGATTACAAAAGTCGCGCGTAAACCACTAGCTGCGTTCGGGCGAGTTATGGGGATGAACGAGGTTGCTTCAGGCGGAATCGTTATGAGCCTCGCAAATGCAATTCCTACCTTCGGCTTGATGTCGAAGATGGATAAGCGCGGGATTTTTATTAATACCGCGTGGGCTGTTTCCGCAATGGCTCTTCTCGGAGATCATCTGGGATTCACCGCAGGTGTGGCACCAGAGATGATTGTTCCGATGATCGTGGGTAAGTTGGTGGCCGCTATCTCTGCAACAGCATTGGCGTATGTAATAGCGCGTAAACGTTACCCGGCATTTGATCCGAACTTGCAAGCCGTTGTCCGCGAAACGCCAGAAACAAGTAGCCCTGTCGATCTAAAACGCACTGGAGGGGAAACAAATGTCGAATGA
- a CDS encoding ABC transporter substrate-binding protein, which yields MRKGKIFVATVAASALALGLAGCSGGSGSDAGGSADGGSIDVFMNMPTGSPQEAKIKELTAKFESETNSKVNLTIASSSFEDDMKVKMASDSVPDVFSTHGWSVNRYSPYLRPLNDRPWAEYVSKGLDKVMYDADGNIYALPLEYSTTGLLVNYEILDKVGVDPDSLKTWDDVDAAMQKIKDELNISPITASGKESNAGDVGNYIASGAFTPEQNEAFKNGDFSTELWAKGVTSHVQKWQEKGFFNPDYVSATLDDMSRQLADNTAAFAISWPFVLSTAYEYNPDANLGFMPMPGVDGPYMVGGEGVSAFGVSKTSQNEELALKYVDFLAQPENAKPFLEAMGAYAGLTNVEVDLGNLQPSFDKYVAPGEIPTMPFFDRLYLPNGMWNTIITTTDGVINGQMTAEVAAQQMADQYQTLYSQQK from the coding sequence ATGAGAAAAGGGAAAATTTTCGTTGCAACCGTAGCAGCGTCAGCACTGGCACTCGGCCTAGCTGGCTGTTCAGGAGGCTCTGGCTCTGACGCAGGCGGCAGCGCTGACGGCGGATCCATTGACGTGTTCATGAACATGCCTACCGGTTCGCCTCAGGAAGCCAAGATCAAGGAGCTGACCGCAAAGTTTGAGAGCGAAACGAATTCAAAGGTAAATCTCACCATCGCGTCCTCTTCGTTCGAAGATGACATGAAGGTCAAGATGGCTTCGGATTCAGTGCCAGACGTGTTTTCAACGCACGGCTGGTCTGTTAACCGCTACAGCCCCTACTTGCGCCCATTGAATGACCGGCCTTGGGCGGAGTACGTCAGCAAGGGCCTCGACAAGGTCATGTATGACGCTGACGGAAACATCTACGCCCTTCCTCTTGAGTACTCAACCACAGGACTCTTGGTCAACTACGAAATCCTCGACAAGGTAGGTGTTGACCCGGATTCGCTAAAGACCTGGGATGACGTCGACGCCGCCATGCAGAAGATCAAGGACGAGCTCAATATTTCCCCGATCACTGCATCCGGTAAAGAGTCAAACGCTGGCGACGTTGGTAACTACATTGCTTCTGGCGCATTTACGCCCGAGCAAAACGAAGCGTTCAAGAATGGCGATTTCAGCACTGAACTTTGGGCTAAGGGCGTAACTTCGCACGTTCAGAAGTGGCAGGAAAAGGGATTCTTCAACCCTGACTACGTGTCCGCGACGCTTGACGACATGTCGCGTCAGCTAGCTGACAACACCGCAGCTTTTGCGATCTCTTGGCCGTTCGTTCTTTCCACGGCTTACGAGTACAACCCGGATGCAAACCTTGGCTTCATGCCGATGCCCGGCGTTGACGGACCGTACATGGTTGGTGGCGAAGGCGTGAGCGCATTCGGCGTTTCTAAGACCAGCCAGAACGAAGAGCTTGCTTTGAAGTACGTTGACTTCCTTGCACAGCCAGAAAATGCTAAGCCGTTCCTTGAGGCCATGGGCGCTTACGCTGGCCTAACCAACGTTGAAGTAGACCTGGGCAACCTGCAGCCGAGCTTCGACAAGTACGTTGCCCCCGGCGAGATTCCGACCATGCCGTTCTTCGACCGTCTCTACCTGCCTAACGGCATGTGGAACACCATTATTACCACCACCGATGGCGTGATCAATGGTCAAATGACAGCGGAAGTTGCTGCTCAGCAGATGGCAGACCAGTACCAGACGCTGTACTCACAGCAGAAGTAA